The DNA sequence TCGGATCCCCTTCTCGACGTGGCTCTGGAACTGGAGAGGATCGCGCTGCAGGACGACTACTTCATCTCGCGGAAGCTCTATCCCAACGTCGACTTCTATTCCGGGCTGATCTACCAGGCTCTCGGCTTCCCTCCTTCAATGTCCACCGTCCTCTTCGCCCTGGCCAGAACGGCCGGCTGGCTGACTCAATGGGAGGAGTTGGCGCGGGACCGGGAACAGAAGATCGCCCGGCCGCGGCAGATCTACGAGGGGCCTTCGGTGAGGGACGTCCCGGTCCGGAGATCCTCGCCGGTCGCATCTTCTTGACGCCGGGCAGTTGCGGTATAATCGCACGATGCCGATTTATGAATACCGCTGTCTGGATTGCGAGACTCATTTCGAACAGATCGTCCTGGGCACCCAGAACGATGCCGAGTGTCCCAGTTGCAGCGGAGAACGCTTCGAGCAGCTCTTCTCCTCATTCGCGGTCGGCGGCGGCTCCATGGAATCCGCCCTCAAGGAGACCGGCCCTTGCGGCTGCGGAGCGCCCCAGCGGGGAATGTGCGGGCAACTCGCCAACTAGCTGATCGTCCGGACGGCGCCGAAAGATGCAACAAACCACCATAGAGACCTACAAGGACCGGCTGGAGTCGATCAGCAGGTCCCTGCGGCCGCATCCCGATCAGCATCTGGAGTTCCTGGGCAAGAAGGACATCATCGAGCGGATTCTGTATTTGCGGGACGTCAAGAACGTCCTGATCCTGGGTCACAACTACATGGAGCCGCTGGTGTTCCATCTGTCCGGCGAGGGCGAGAGAGGCGATTCGCTGGCGCTGAGCCGCTACGCCGCCAAGTCGGACAAGCCCATCATCCTCTTCGACGGCGTCCTCTTCATGGCGGAGACGGCCAAGATCCTGAATCCGGAAAAGAAGGTGCTGATCGCGGACCTGAATGCGGGCTGCAGCTTGGCGGACCCCTTTTCGGCCGAGGACGTGAGGTTCTATCGGCAGCGCTATCCCCAAGCGCCGGTGGTCACATACATCAACAGCTACGCCGAGATCAAGGCCGAATCGGACTATTGCTGCACCTCCGCGAACGGGCTCAAGGTCATCGAGCATGCGGCACGGGAGTATGGCACGGACCAGGTGGTCTTCCTCCCCGATTCCCTGATGGGGGAGAACCTGCAACAGGAACTGGTCAAGAGGGGATCCGACCTGGATCTGATCTATCCCGGCAAGTATGACGCCAACTTCGGCCGCTGCGAGGTCCACGAGAAGTTCACCGCCAGCCACATTCGGGACATCCGGAAGCAGTACGACATTCCCAGGGGAGGGCGCGACGCCGCGGTCCTGGTGCATTGGGAGTGCCTGCCCGAAGTCCTGGAAGAGGCCGACTTCTACGGCAGCACCTCCCAGATGGCCGGTTACGTCAAGAACCACGCCGAGCTGCGCCGGGTCTACATGGCCACCGAGTGTGAGATGGCGGCGAATCTGGCCACCGAATTCCCCCAGGTGGAGTTCGTCAGAACCTGCAACGTCTTCTGCCGCCACATGCGCAGAATCAGTCTCGAGAAGATCCTTCACAGCCTGGAGCATGAGGTCTACGAAGTGGAGGTCCCGGAGCCGATCCGCCGGGCCTCCCTGGGAGCCATCCAGCGAATGCTGAATATCGGCTGATTCGGAATCCGGGAGGGGATCGGCCGGAACACCACTGGGCTGCTGCAGAGAACAGACCATGAAGCTGGATGGCCTGGACACACCTTCGGTCCTGGTCGACGTGGATATCATGACCGCGAACCTGGACCGGTTGGCCCGCTACTGCCGGGACCACGGCCTCAATCTGCGTCCCCACGTCAAGACCCACAAGATTCCCGAACTGGCTCGGCTCCAGGTCGAGAAGGGCGCCGTCGGCGTCACCGTGGCCAAGCTGGGCGAGGCCGAGGTCATGGCGGACGGCGGGGTCGAGGACATCCTGCTGGCCTATCCGGTGTACGGAGAGATCAAGTGGAAGCGGTTGGCCGCCCTGGCCCGCCGGACCCGCATCTCGGTGGCGTTGGATTCGCTGGAGGTGGCCCGGGGCATCTCGAAGCACGCCCGGGAGGGTGGGGTCCGGATTCCCATCCTGGTGGAGTTCGACACCGGAATGCGGCGTTGCGGCTTCGCCATCGGCAAAGAGGCCATTCCGGTGGTGGAGCGGATCGCGGAGCTTCCGGCACTGGACTACCAGGGGCTGTTGATCTACCCGGGGCACTTCCTGGCGGACCCGGAGCGGCGCAATCGACTTCTGTCAGTGGAGAACCGCCAGCTTGCGACTCTGCTGGACCTGCTGGACGACGCCGGGATCCCCTATCCGGTCATCAGCGCCAGTTCGACCCCGACGGCGTACATGTCGCACCAGTTCAAGAACATCACCGAGGCTCGTCCGGGCACCTACATCTTCAATGATCGGAACACCATCGGTTGCCAGGCCGCCGATCTGAAAGACTGCGCCGTTTCCGTCCTGGCC is a window from the Acidobacteriota bacterium genome containing:
- a CDS encoding alanine racemase, with protein sequence MKLDGLDTPSVLVDVDIMTANLDRLARYCRDHGLNLRPHVKTHKIPELARLQVEKGAVGVTVAKLGEAEVMADGGVEDILLAYPVYGEIKWKRLAALARRTRISVALDSLEVARGISKHAREGGVRIPILVEFDTGMRRCGFAIGKEAIPVVERIAELPALDYQGLLIYPGHFLADPERRNRLLSVENRQLATLLDLLDDAGIPYPVISASSTPTAYMSHQFKNITEARPGTYIFNDRNTIGCQAADLKDCAVSVLATVVSTSVPGKAAIDGGSKTFSSDKFLSGDGVGMGHVMGDPGTVVEYLSEEHGHLVLANAARKYRVGDRIRVIPNHVCACVNMHDRIYGIRDDEVVTEWQVSARGAVQ
- the nadA gene encoding quinolinate synthase; amino-acid sequence: MQQTTIETYKDRLESISRSLRPHPDQHLEFLGKKDIIERILYLRDVKNVLILGHNYMEPLVFHLSGEGERGDSLALSRYAAKSDKPIILFDGVLFMAETAKILNPEKKVLIADLNAGCSLADPFSAEDVRFYRQRYPQAPVVTYINSYAEIKAESDYCCTSANGLKVIEHAAREYGTDQVVFLPDSLMGENLQQELVKRGSDLDLIYPGKYDANFGRCEVHEKFTASHIRDIRKQYDIPRGGRDAAVLVHWECLPEVLEEADFYGSTSQMAGYVKNHAELRRVYMATECEMAANLATEFPQVEFVRTCNVFCRHMRRISLEKILHSLEHEVYEVEVPEPIRRASLGAIQRMLNIG
- a CDS encoding zinc ribbon domain-containing protein, giving the protein MPIYEYRCLDCETHFEQIVLGTQNDAECPSCSGERFEQLFSSFAVGGGSMESALKETGPCGCGAPQRGMCGQLAN